In one Mucilaginibacter ginsenosidivorax genomic region, the following are encoded:
- a CDS encoding glycosyltransferase: MYSLLVPCYNSERFIDGFLANINKLNKAFDEVLFYDDASIDNTVAILQQKGCTVIKGEVNRGPGFARNSLASAAKGQWFHFHDIDDLLDPDYLTKTATAAQTGNSDVVLCNVDWYSTDQKTILLSWKYSDEQIKQNPVSYTIGHPIGGINGLYRKEKFTAAGGFDTSLRIWEDADLHVRLAGAGAKFCVIEEVLSISIRYSNSASADQTAGWLTRLGLLQAYQKQYTDKKVRDMVGRQAQLTASKLILSRQFDAAKSALKLSELSGLKVPDSKSPAWRILNTILPAWLRIKLRIAQLKFAFKNSPNG; the protein is encoded by the coding sequence GTGTATAGCTTATTAGTTCCCTGTTATAATTCAGAACGATTTATTGACGGCTTTTTAGCCAACATCAATAAATTGAACAAAGCTTTTGACGAGGTTTTGTTTTATGACGATGCAAGCATTGATAATACCGTTGCTATATTGCAGCAAAAGGGCTGCACCGTAATTAAGGGGGAGGTTAACCGCGGCCCTGGTTTCGCACGCAATTCACTCGCATCGGCGGCAAAAGGCCAATGGTTTCACTTTCATGATATCGACGATCTTTTAGATCCCGATTACCTGACAAAAACCGCCACTGCGGCCCAAACCGGCAATTCCGATGTGGTTTTGTGCAATGTTGACTGGTACAGCACCGATCAAAAAACCATTCTACTCAGCTGGAAATACTCCGATGAACAAATAAAACAAAACCCCGTTTCGTATACTATCGGCCACCCTATTGGCGGCATCAACGGTTTGTACCGGAAAGAGAAGTTTACAGCAGCTGGCGGCTTTGATACCAGTTTACGTATCTGGGAAGATGCCGATTTACACGTAAGGCTGGCCGGTGCAGGAGCAAAGTTTTGTGTTATTGAGGAGGTGCTTTCCATTTCTATCCGGTACTCAAACTCTGCAAGTGCAGATCAAACAGCTGGCTGGCTCACACGATTGGGACTTTTACAGGCTTATCAAAAGCAGTATACAGATAAAAAAGTTAGGGATATGGTAGGCCGCCAGGCGCAGCTGACAGCCAGTAAGCTAATCCTTTCGCGGCAATTTGACGCGGCGAAATCTGCCTTAAAATTAAGCGAGTTATCCGGATTAAAAGTCCCCGATAGTAAAAGCCCGGCATGGAGAATACTAAACACTATTTTGCCGGCATGGTTAAGAATTAAATTACGGATAGCACAACTCAAATTTGCATTTAAAAACAGCCCAAATGGCTGA
- a CDS encoding glycosyltransferase family 2 protein, with amino-acid sequence MAVAAPLVSVCIPVYNGENYIGDTINAVINQTYKNIEIIVVDDGSTDNTKSLLKNLPQQNISVYYQQNRGAAAARNLAYSKSNGQYIKFLDGDDIINPQMLESQVKLAVENPDCIISAKWGRFYDNNLDTFKLSPEDCWQTLPAYDWICSSWKNGHSMTQSGIFLLPKQIIENAGLWDEQLTLIDDLDFFTRVILKCKLVVFDPNSILYYRSGNSGSLSDRKQQEAMQSAFMAIDKATKNLLAVKASAGAKLACANTWQHYVYIAYPKHSQLAKEAQKRVNELGGSTLKFMAGGITKIITALIGWKATKRFKQAFNIH; translated from the coding sequence ATGGCTGTTGCTGCTCCCTTGGTTTCTGTGTGCATTCCGGTTTATAATGGCGAAAACTATATCGGGGACACTATTAACGCGGTAATCAATCAAACCTACAAAAACATCGAGATTATAGTAGTTGATGATGGCTCAACCGATAATACTAAAAGCTTATTAAAAAACCTGCCACAGCAAAATATCAGTGTTTATTATCAGCAAAACCGCGGCGCGGCGGCGGCACGTAATTTGGCTTACAGCAAATCAAATGGTCAGTATATCAAATTTTTAGATGGTGATGATATCATCAATCCCCAAATGCTTGAAAGCCAGGTTAAGCTTGCTGTTGAAAACCCGGATTGTATAATTTCTGCCAAATGGGGCAGATTTTACGATAATAACCTGGATACTTTTAAATTAAGCCCCGAAGATTGCTGGCAAACGCTGCCCGCATATGATTGGATCTGCTCGTCATGGAAAAACGGCCATTCGATGACACAATCGGGCATTTTTTTATTACCAAAGCAAATCATCGAAAACGCCGGCCTGTGGGACGAACAGCTTACCTTAATTGACGACCTTGATTTTTTTACCAGGGTAATCCTGAAATGCAAATTGGTAGTATTCGATCCCAATTCTATATTATACTACCGGTCGGGCAATAGCGGCAGTTTATCTGATCGTAAACAACAGGAAGCCATGCAATCAGCATTCATGGCTATTGATAAAGCCACCAAAAACCTGCTGGCCGTAAAAGCAAGTGCCGGGGCTAAACTGGCCTGCGCCAATACCTGGCAGCATTACGTATACATTGCTTACCCTAAGCATTCTCAACTGGCCAAAGAAGCGCAAAAACGGGTAAACGAGCTTGGAGGTTCTACACTAAAATTCATGGCAGGCGGTATAACCAAAATAATCACAGCTTTGATAGGCTGGAAAGCTACCAAACGTTTTAAACAAGCATTTAACATCCATTAA
- a CDS encoding glycosyltransferase family 2 protein, with the protein MNLPLPDLAAYRSSFQKKGVTYPLPIVPPAQDGLLKLLPAPPEGKTGWPWTEESSAAAYDANTTWPKLTIVTPSYNQGQFLEQTIRSVLLQNYPNLEYIVIDGGSTDNSKDIIEKYSPWISYRQSEKDNGQSHAINLGFSLASGYYMAWVNSDDYYLKDVFYLVTRRFISTKVDFIYGYAYNFHVKTVRFELFKVIPLLDYFIRIPVLPQPSCFWAAHIHQPVNEALECSLDYELWLRIVKGNSRKLIKQPLSVANVHEDAKTSSPRLNAAREKDHQLICSQDAHGPVYDWDKKILLHRVYNRIVNILDKFNLKQNL; encoded by the coding sequence TTGAACCTCCCGCTTCCTGATCTTGCTGCATACCGGTCGTCATTCCAAAAAAAAGGAGTGACCTATCCTTTGCCTATAGTGCCACCTGCACAAGATGGCTTATTAAAACTATTGCCTGCTCCGCCGGAAGGTAAAACAGGCTGGCCCTGGACAGAAGAAAGCAGTGCTGCCGCTTACGATGCTAACACAACATGGCCTAAGTTAACTATTGTTACCCCCTCCTATAACCAGGGGCAATTTTTAGAGCAAACCATCCGGTCGGTACTGTTACAAAACTACCCTAACCTGGAGTATATAGTAATAGATGGCGGCAGCACCGACAACTCTAAAGATATCATTGAAAAATACTCGCCTTGGATCAGTTACCGGCAAAGCGAAAAAGATAATGGCCAAAGCCATGCTATTAACTTAGGCTTTAGCCTGGCATCGGGCTATTATATGGCCTGGGTAAATAGCGATGATTATTACCTGAAAGATGTGTTTTATTTAGTAACCCGCAGGTTTATTTCTACAAAGGTCGATTTTATATATGGCTATGCTTATAACTTTCATGTTAAAACAGTGCGGTTTGAACTTTTTAAGGTTATTCCATTATTAGATTATTTTATCCGCATCCCGGTGCTGCCGCAGCCGTCATGCTTCTGGGCTGCCCATATCCATCAACCTGTTAACGAGGCTTTGGAATGTTCTTTAGATTATGAGCTTTGGCTTCGCATCGTAAAAGGCAATTCGCGAAAGTTAATTAAACAACCACTCTCTGTAGCCAATGTGCACGAAGATGCCAAAACATCAAGCCCACGGCTGAATGCAGCACGGGAAAAAGACCACCAGCTCATTTGCAGCCAGGATGCCCACGGCCCTGTTTATGATTGGGATAAGAAGATATTGCTTCACCGGGTATACAACAGGATAGTTAACATTTTAGACAAGTTTAATCTTAAACAGAACCTGTGA
- a CDS encoding acyltransferase, with amino-acid sequence MSKLISSLYVMFFRLLGITIHQPVIIKSNTFLSRGFLNGQKGDISIARQCELSRGVIIKAYGGIVNIRKNTFLGEYVCIYGHGGVEIGENTLIAMHTCIVSANHTIPDKDTLIRSQGDILLPVKIGNDVWIGAGVKVLGGVTIGDGCVVGAGSVVTKNLPPYAIAMGVPAKIVSYRNG; translated from the coding sequence ATGTCAAAATTAATAAGTAGCCTGTATGTTATGTTCTTTAGGTTATTGGGGATAACTATTCATCAACCTGTAATTATAAAATCAAATACATTTTTGTCACGGGGCTTTTTGAACGGGCAAAAGGGGGATATTTCCATTGCCCGGCAATGTGAATTATCGCGTGGCGTAATTATCAAGGCATACGGCGGGATCGTCAACATACGCAAAAACACATTTTTAGGCGAGTATGTATGTATTTATGGCCATGGCGGGGTCGAAATAGGCGAAAACACCTTGATTGCAATGCATACGTGTATTGTTAGTGCCAACCATACCATTCCCGATAAGGACACTTTAATCCGTTCGCAGGGCGATATTTTGCTGCCTGTTAAAATTGGCAACGACGTTTGGATAGGTGCCGGGGTAAAAGTTTTAGGCGGTGTTACCATTGGCGATGGCTGCGTTGTTGGAGCCGGCTCGGTGGTTACCAAAAACCTGCCGCCCTATGCTATAGCAATGGGTGTGCCTGCAAAAATAGTTAGTTACAGGAATGGCTGA
- a CDS encoding glycosyltransferase — translation MADMLSVIIPTYNPNETRLAKTLAGLQKQSLPLQGWELIIVDNNSSYLINADLGWHPNYKIVKETAQGLTYARLKGFKEAQGQVLILVDDDNILQEDYLQNALNTFQEQPKLGAIGGKSLPVFEGNPPAWLPEFYSSLALRDLGDEVLAASWDHKYPACAPIGAGIAIRKAALNTYIKKIETQKNVITDRKGDSLSSGGDNDIVLEILKAGWHVAYLPNLVLHHIIPAQRMEAGYMARLINNSSNSWVRLLQSHGINPWPQIAGWTVLPRKVKAWFTYMAWKNNVNYIRWQGACGTFDGLAKQ, via the coding sequence ATGGCTGATATGTTAAGTGTTATTATCCCCACTTATAACCCCAACGAAACCCGGCTTGCCAAAACTTTAGCAGGTTTACAAAAGCAAAGCCTTCCATTGCAGGGGTGGGAATTAATAATAGTTGATAATAACTCCAGCTATCTCATTAATGCAGACCTTGGATGGCACCCTAATTATAAAATTGTTAAGGAAACAGCGCAAGGACTAACCTACGCCCGGTTAAAGGGCTTTAAAGAAGCCCAGGGGCAAGTTTTGATATTGGTTGACGACGACAATATATTGCAAGAGGATTACCTGCAAAACGCATTAAATACATTCCAGGAGCAACCCAAACTTGGTGCCATAGGTGGTAAATCACTTCCTGTGTTTGAAGGCAACCCGCCGGCCTGGTTGCCGGAGTTTTATTCAAGCCTTGCTTTACGCGATCTTGGCGACGAGGTGTTAGCTGCTTCGTGGGATCATAAATACCCGGCTTGCGCACCCATTGGCGCAGGAATAGCTATCAGGAAAGCAGCACTGAACACCTACATCAAAAAAATTGAAACACAAAAAAATGTTATCACCGATAGAAAAGGCGATTCCCTTAGCTCGGGTGGTGATAATGATATTGTTTTAGAAATACTGAAAGCAGGCTGGCATGTGGCCTATTTGCCCAACCTGGTATTGCACCATATCATCCCGGCTCAAAGAATGGAGGCCGGCTACATGGCCCGGTTAATCAACAACAGCAGTAACTCGTGGGTTCGGCTGCTGCAAAGCCACGGGATAAACCCATGGCCGCAAATTGCAGGATGGACAGTTTTGCCGCGTAAGGTAAAAGCCTGGTTTACTTACATGGCCTGGAAAAATAATGTAAACTACATCAGGTGGCAAGGCGCCTGCGGCACTTTTGATGGTTTGGCCAAACAATGA
- a CDS encoding glycosyltransferase family 61 protein encodes MIKTLLKKIWIRCFTGNPYQIKSFTDLYRPKMGEAIDRPESLTGILLHEPGQPIAYDSPLITYNQTVPWQIIGEQPRFKTNGVFREPERYLYSISKGTVWCAVGLVYDSQRRCFIDEPAKEWTVDLSDSALTNIVHFPQKIYLEGTTLSCLTNGADGGFYHFLFESIVKIHFALPVMKYVDHILLNGPATDWKLKWLQRANINTSKIIWTDNTPHYECEQLLFTGRLVNDQQINPWSIAALKALFNIAPTDQSTTHKTVWITRKGASSRDIAWEYKLPEHFPSIEIIDLSGLSAIETIEKMQSATHIIAPHGAGLSNIYLCKKGTHILELYPGGMSFKPCFHRLSSVCQLKHHVAWLNFEDENDDKQGLAFLKTLLNDFVCQN; translated from the coding sequence ATGATAAAAACACTTTTAAAAAAAATATGGATCAGATGCTTCACCGGCAACCCATATCAAATTAAAAGTTTTACAGATTTGTACCGCCCGAAGATGGGCGAGGCTATCGACCGTCCCGAATCGCTTACCGGCATTTTACTGCATGAGCCGGGCCAACCAATAGCTTATGATTCACCACTTATAACTTACAACCAAACCGTTCCGTGGCAAATTATTGGAGAACAGCCAAGGTTTAAAACTAACGGTGTGTTTAGAGAACCCGAACGGTACCTGTACAGTATATCAAAGGGTACAGTTTGGTGCGCTGTGGGGTTGGTATACGATAGCCAGCGGAGATGTTTTATTGATGAGCCGGCAAAGGAGTGGACGGTTGATTTAAGTGACTCTGCTTTAACGAATATTGTCCATTTTCCCCAAAAAATATATCTTGAAGGCACTACCCTTTCCTGCCTTACCAATGGAGCCGACGGTGGTTTTTATCATTTTTTATTTGAATCGATAGTTAAAATCCATTTTGCCCTGCCGGTAATGAAATATGTGGATCATATCCTGCTTAACGGACCGGCAACAGACTGGAAATTAAAGTGGTTGCAAAGGGCAAACATCAATACCTCAAAAATAATCTGGACCGATAACACCCCGCATTACGAATGCGAGCAGCTGTTATTCACCGGCCGACTGGTTAATGATCAGCAAATAAACCCATGGAGTATTGCAGCGTTAAAAGCGCTGTTCAACATCGCACCAACAGATCAGTCTACGACACATAAAACAGTCTGGATCACTCGTAAAGGGGCCAGCTCAAGAGATATTGCATGGGAATACAAACTACCGGAGCACTTCCCCTCAATTGAAATTATTGACCTTTCGGGGCTTAGCGCTATCGAAACCATCGAAAAAATGCAGTCTGCCACACACATTATTGCACCTCATGGTGCAGGTTTAAGTAATATTTATCTGTGTAAAAAGGGCACACATATTTTAGAGTTATACCCCGGGGGAATGTCTTTTAAACCTTGCTTTCACAGGCTGTCGTCGGTATGCCAGCTGAAACATCATGTAGCCTGGCTTAATTTTGAAGATGAAAACGACGATAAACAGGGCCTTGCCTTTTTGAAAACATTATTGAATGATTTTGTATGTCAAAATTAA
- a CDS encoding glycosyl transferase → MLQSVINVLYRYPKARLNHFNRFGGYFNYRRMLQGQKLMQQASSHLPPVQSAADGLEVYFLTGKKYLYQTLFCIRSLIKVSQTPFKFILVDDGSFDEQLIKHINTQLPGAGIVNRQMIDENLNKILPKHQYPVLHHKRQVYPHIKKLTDVHTIPGNSWKLVLDSDMMFWDNPIALINWLKEPEKPIYMQDCQESYGYSRQLMEQLCKNKIPVLLNVGAIGLNSSAINWDNLESWTKGLEEKESSSYYLEQALTAMLLANVDAVVLPADEYIVNPDTNKIDHHIGTLHHYVDLSKEGYFKKAWKAI, encoded by the coding sequence GTGCTACAGTCTGTAATTAACGTTTTATATCGTTACCCTAAAGCCCGGCTAAATCACTTTAACCGTTTTGGGGGATATTTTAATTACCGCAGAATGTTGCAGGGGCAAAAACTGATGCAGCAGGCATCTTCTCATTTGCCTCCTGTTCAATCGGCAGCGGATGGCCTGGAGGTTTACTTTTTAACCGGGAAAAAGTACTTGTACCAAACACTGTTTTGCATCCGGTCATTAATAAAAGTCAGCCAAACTCCTTTTAAATTTATATTGGTTGATGACGGCAGCTTTGACGAACAGTTAATTAAACACATAAATACACAATTGCCCGGTGCCGGTATAGTGAACAGGCAAATGATAGATGAAAACCTTAACAAAATATTGCCAAAACACCAATACCCGGTTTTACACCACAAACGCCAGGTTTATCCGCATATTAAAAAACTGACAGATGTTCACACCATTCCTGGCAATAGCTGGAAACTCGTTTTAGATTCGGATATGATGTTTTGGGACAATCCTATTGCCTTAATTAATTGGTTAAAAGAGCCCGAGAAGCCAATATATATGCAGGATTGCCAGGAATCGTACGGCTATAGCAGGCAATTGATGGAACAGCTTTGTAAAAACAAAATCCCCGTCCTGCTAAACGTCGGCGCCATTGGGCTCAATAGCAGCGCGATAAATTGGGACAATTTAGAAAGCTGGACAAAGGGCTTGGAAGAAAAAGAAAGCAGTTCATATTACCTTGAACAAGCTTTAACAGCTATGTTATTAGCCAATGTTGATGCAGTGGTTTTACCGGCGGACGAATATATTGTTAATCCGGATACGAACAAGATTGACCATCATATTGGGACACTTCATCATTACGTAGATTTATCAAAAGAAGGATACTTTAAAAAAGCATGGAAAGCGATATAA
- a CDS encoding DUF5672 family protein: MSSLVAVVIPIYKKKPDNNELMSLKQCLSVLKNYPIIFLGPPNLDAAVYRDVCDNIPFKMITFDELYFDSVAGYNQLMLSPDFYKRFFDYKFILIYQLDAYVFKDELTYWCNQNYDFIGAPHIPHENQAAGIQFLKGYSKFITFINRVFKTKRKISNVGNGGFSLRKTKTCYWLLNILKGKVKAWGTHNEDGFFKYWGNIFYPLFRLPADELALRFSIEESPALSLKKLNDQLPFGCHAFEKHEWETWKPLIFKTHQTPN, encoded by the coding sequence ATGAGTAGCCTTGTAGCAGTAGTTATTCCTATTTATAAAAAAAAACCGGATAATAATGAGCTGATGTCATTGAAACAATGCCTATCTGTTTTAAAAAACTATCCAATCATCTTTCTGGGGCCCCCCAATTTAGATGCTGCCGTTTACAGGGATGTTTGCGATAATATCCCTTTTAAAATGATTACTTTTGATGAGTTATACTTTGATAGTGTTGCCGGGTATAATCAATTGATGCTATCGCCCGATTTTTATAAACGATTTTTTGACTATAAATTCATTCTTATTTACCAGTTAGATGCCTATGTTTTTAAAGATGAGCTAACATACTGGTGCAATCAAAATTACGATTTCATTGGCGCGCCGCACATACCGCATGAAAACCAGGCCGCCGGCATTCAATTTTTAAAGGGATATTCAAAATTCATAACCTTTATTAACCGTGTTTTTAAAACAAAGCGTAAAATAAGCAATGTTGGCAACGGGGGGTTTTCTTTACGGAAAACCAAAACCTGCTATTGGTTGCTCAACATACTAAAAGGAAAAGTTAAAGCCTGGGGCACCCATAACGAAGATGGCTTTTTTAAATATTGGGGCAATATATTTTATCCGCTTTTTAGATTACCTGCCGATGAGCTGGCCCTGCGGTTCTCGATAGAAGAATCGCCGGCACTGTCATTAAAAAAGCTCAATGACCAACTACCTTTTGGCTGCCACGCTTTTGAAAAACATGAATGGGAAACCTGGAAACCGTTGATATTTAAAACCCATCAAACACCAAATTGA
- a CDS encoding acyltransferase family protein: protein MADIDQKTHAIYDTRLEGLRGLCALIVMLAHFLLFNFFHSFKIPGFSFFAHLEFAHEAVLIFFVISGYVMGINHLNEKYNFANVVSYLKKRALRLYPIYLIALLISFTFDTNNGFSVTQLIGHLFFTQEFLVKTISSNTVLWSLSYEVVYYILFLGLWKSGKNVPKVCLVLSIAILIFISIGPELTIVKSVLIGWLFWMMGLFSSQQEKKTVAAIRGKWGSLFSYFSIILSIHFLGTGQLLIQALHFHGNYVFNVQIGDLLYLLPCFIIIVTITGRSVKYLHVAKIISFAIPAFHIFLLVYFRHHLLSNIDWVYATLYFVLAVVCLPFNFATSFFEKLNNVGRISYALYTFHFPVFYFLNIFLQKYLSGFWLLFTGLFCWAVITIFLSVGTERVLQPRIKKYFFAKA from the coding sequence ATGGCTGATATTGATCAAAAAACACATGCGATTTATGATACCAGGCTGGAGGGGCTGCGCGGCTTATGCGCATTGATTGTAATGTTGGCTCATTTTTTACTGTTTAACTTTTTTCATTCATTCAAAATTCCGGGGTTTAGCTTTTTCGCCCATCTTGAATTTGCGCATGAGGCAGTGCTTATCTTTTTTGTAATTTCGGGGTATGTGATGGGGATCAATCATCTTAACGAAAAGTACAACTTCGCCAACGTTGTATCATATCTTAAAAAAAGGGCGTTACGTCTTTATCCAATTTATTTGATCGCACTTTTAATCTCATTCACTTTTGATACCAACAACGGATTTTCGGTAACGCAGCTTATAGGCCACCTGTTTTTCACACAGGAGTTCCTGGTAAAAACTATCAGTTCAAATACAGTGCTATGGTCGCTTAGTTATGAAGTGGTTTATTATATTCTTTTTTTAGGCCTTTGGAAAAGCGGCAAAAACGTGCCTAAAGTTTGCCTGGTACTCTCCATAGCTATATTGATTTTTATTTCAATTGGCCCCGAACTGACCATTGTAAAATCCGTTTTGATAGGTTGGCTATTTTGGATGATGGGACTTTTTAGCTCACAACAGGAAAAAAAAACGGTAGCGGCAATTCGCGGAAAATGGGGTTCACTTTTCAGCTATTTCTCCATTATTTTATCGATTCATTTTTTGGGCACCGGTCAGCTTTTAATCCAGGCTTTACATTTCCATGGCAACTATGTTTTTAATGTCCAGATCGGAGATTTATTGTATTTGCTACCCTGCTTTATCATCATTGTAACTATCACAGGCCGAAGCGTAAAATACCTCCATGTAGCAAAGATTATTTCGTTCGCTATTCCGGCATTTCATATTTTTTTACTGGTGTATTTCAGGCACCACCTGTTATCAAATATCGACTGGGTATATGCAACTTTGTATTTTGTTTTGGCCGTTGTGTGCCTGCCCTTTAATTTCGCTACGAGCTTTTTTGAAAAGCTCAACAATGTAGGCCGTATTTCGTATGCACTGTATACATTCCATTTCCCGGTTTTTTATTTCTTGAATATTTTCCTGCAAAAGTATTTATCCGGTTTTTGGTTACTTTTTACGGGTTTGTTTTGCTGGGCAGTGATAACCATATTTTTATCTGTAGGCACCGAACGGGTTTTACAACCGCGTATAAAAAAGTATTTCTTTGCCAAAGCATAA
- a CDS encoding glycosyltransferase family 4 protein: MKVVFCAYDGKDIINGINTWLIRLLPALANRGIEVSAIFIAWAAEKDCTTIPKLRALGIKCTVIPTAHYTEKQANWMLRYLQAENADVFIPGNMVPALHAAKWANEAGIPTVAVLHNDDAEYAAIIDQFVAEPNDTNLSAVVTVSEALYKSVQGRNKNIKLYKIPCGAPVPKQKAILKPGTTFKVVYIGRIVKEQKRIDEITTCFCECAQNFPDVVFYIYGSGPDAALVNTIINAYNNPENVFFAGSILPEDVQQVLLSSHTFVLMSDYEGIPVALMEAMACGVVPVCKLINSGIPELVHDGATGLFTNGTKGLLSKIEYLKHNPGKWEELSLNCQKLITDQFSSDKNLASWTELFNDLAGRQKKRIAIPSRLNLPPPHPYFEGLDRREPPMLVKAYKKLKRILNN; encoded by the coding sequence GTGAAGGTTGTTTTTTGCGCTTACGATGGAAAAGATATTATTAACGGGATTAATACCTGGCTAATAAGATTACTGCCTGCTTTAGCTAATCGTGGTATTGAAGTAAGCGCGATTTTTATTGCCTGGGCAGCCGAAAAGGATTGCACAACAATTCCTAAATTAAGAGCGCTGGGTATAAAATGTACCGTAATACCAACCGCGCATTATACCGAAAAACAGGCCAACTGGATGCTCAGATATTTGCAGGCCGAAAACGCTGATGTATTTATACCCGGCAATATGGTGCCTGCCTTGCATGCCGCTAAGTGGGCAAATGAAGCCGGCATACCAACCGTTGCCGTACTACATAACGACGATGCCGAATACGCAGCCATAATTGATCAGTTTGTTGCCGAACCTAACGATACCAACCTAAGCGCCGTTGTTACCGTATCGGAAGCATTGTATAAAAGCGTTCAGGGACGCAATAAAAATATTAAATTATATAAAATACCCTGCGGTGCCCCTGTACCCAAACAGAAGGCTATATTAAAGCCCGGCACAACTTTTAAAGTAGTTTACATCGGCAGGATAGTTAAGGAACAAAAACGCATAGATGAAATAACAACCTGCTTTTGCGAGTGCGCACAAAACTTTCCTGATGTAGTTTTTTACATTTATGGATCGGGGCCCGATGCAGCTTTAGTGAACACTATTATTAACGCATATAACAACCCCGAAAATGTTTTTTTTGCGGGCAGCATCTTACCGGAAGATGTTCAACAGGTGCTGCTTTCCAGCCACACATTTGTACTGATGTCTGATTATGAGGGCATCCCTGTAGCTTTAATGGAAGCAATGGCCTGCGGCGTAGTGCCGGTTTGTAAATTGATCAATTCGGGAATACCGGAATTGGTACACGATGGCGCTACCGGCCTGTTTACAAATGGGACAAAAGGCCTGCTGTCGAAAATTGAATACCTCAAGCACAATCCCGGCAAGTGGGAGGAATTATCTTTAAACTGCCAAAAATTGATAACCGACCAATTCTCTTCGGATAAAAACCTGGCCAGTTGGACGGAGCTGTTTAACGATTTAGCAGGCAGGCAAAAAAAAAGAATCGCGATACCATCCAGGTTAAACCTGCCCCCGCCACACCCTTACTTTGAAGGGCTCGACAGAAGAGAGCCACCAATGCTGGTTAAGGCTTACAAAAAGCTGAAACGAATTTTGAACAACTAA
- a CDS encoding glycosyltransferase, whose protein sequence is MESDINKNIQSLWIGGQLSKVEQLCIQSFIDHGHNFHLYAYEEITNAPKGTIILDARSIIGEDAIFKYKSGWGAGSVSGFADLFRLLMVQKNGGWWVDMDIICLKKFDFEADTVFCSSFEGEYDQLVNNCVFKAPKDSEFIQYCLDQIALIDLKTMPFGMAGPFLFQKVVKELQLEKYVLPYSYFNPIAWKNVSTLILGKMNKADRIKEFIRPVLKPNTMPGRKIGPHSYTVHFWNEIWNTGKLDKNGVYDSNSLFEKLKRKHGIK, encoded by the coding sequence ATGGAAAGCGATATAAATAAAAATATCCAATCCCTATGGATAGGCGGCCAATTATCAAAGGTTGAACAATTATGCATCCAATCGTTTATCGATCATGGGCACAATTTTCACCTATACGCCTATGAAGAAATAACCAATGCACCCAAAGGCACCATTATACTTGACGCAAGAAGTATTATTGGCGAAGACGCTATTTTTAAATATAAAAGCGGCTGGGGCGCCGGCTCGGTATCAGGCTTCGCCGATCTGTTCCGTTTGTTAATGGTTCAAAAAAACGGGGGCTGGTGGGTTGATATGGATATCATTTGCCTCAAAAAATTCGATTTTGAAGCCGATACCGTTTTTTGCTCAAGCTTTGAGGGCGAATACGATCAGCTGGTAAACAATTGCGTTTTTAAGGCCCCGAAGGATAGCGAATTTATTCAATACTGCCTTGACCAGATTGCGTTGATAGATCTTAAAACAATGCCGTTCGGGATGGCCGGTCCGTTTTTATTTCAAAAGGTGGTAAAGGAACTACAACTGGAAAAGTATGTACTGCCGTATAGTTATTTTAACCCTATTGCCTGGAAAAACGTAAGTACACTTATTTTGGGCAAGATGAACAAAGCCGACAGGATTAAGGAATTCATCAGACCCGTTTTGAAGCCCAATACAATGCCCGGCCGGAAAATTGGCCCCCATTCATACACCGTTCATTTTTGGAACGAAATATGGAATACAGGAAAGCTCGACAAAAACGGCGTGTACGACAGTAATTCATTGTTCGAGAAGTTAAAGCGTAAACACGGTATCAAATAA